Proteins found in one Drosophila innubila isolate TH190305 chromosome X, UK_Dinn_1.0, whole genome shotgun sequence genomic segment:
- the LOC117782990 gene encoding transmembrane emp24 domain-containing protein 5 isoform X2 has translation MLKSMNLLQLLGISALLILGPTIPPVNGYDKEMTVYVDAGKKECLYHNVKVGEIIDFEYQVIDGGHGDLDISFSLLDPIGLIIVSDYKKPENMHQHEVLKEGDYRFCFDNSFSMFNRKTVFFELIVEREGDPNHGDQQWKEVDELTGLTPEEFYDMKVQDIMDFIGRIRMQLTKVRQLQDLLRSHEARDRNLAEANFQKVNNWSMLQVSAMIGVGLIQVFMLRSIFETRGRMHHFWSKLGI, from the exons ATG CTGAAATCGATGAATTTGCTGCAATTGCTGGGCATATCGGCTCTGTTAATTCTTGGGCCAACAATTCCGCCTGTCAACGGCTATGACAAAGAGATGACGGTTTATGTGGATGCCGGCAAGAAGGAGTGTCTATATCACAATGTCAAGGTTGGAGAGATAATAGACTTTGAGTATCAGGTGATCGATGGCGGACACGGTGATCTGGACATTAGTTTCTCGCTGCTGGATCCCATTGGTCTGATCATTGTTAGCGACTACAAGAAACCGGAGAATATGCACCAGCATGAGGTGTTAAAGGAGGGCGATTATCGTTTCTGCTTTGACAATAGCTTCAGCATGTTTAATCGCAAGACGGTCTTCTTTGAGCTGATTGTGGAGCGTGAGGGGGATCCCAATCATGGTGATCAGCAGTGGAAGGAGGTCGATGAGTTGACGGGCCTAACTCCCGAGGAATTTTACGATATGAAGGTGCAGGATATTATGGACTTTATTGGGCGCATACGAATGCAATTGACCAAGGTCAGACAGCTGCAGGATCTGTTGCGTTCCCATGAGGCAAGGGATCGCAATCTGGCCGAGGCCAACTTCCAGAAGGTCAACAATTGGTCAATGCTTCAAGTCAGTGCCATGATCGGAGTTGGCCTCATCCAAGTCTTTATGCTGCGCAGCATCTTCGAAACTCGCGGACGCATGCATCACTTTTGGAGCAAATTGGGCATTTGA
- the LOC117782990 gene encoding transmembrane emp24 domain-containing protein 5 isoform X1, protein MLQLKSMNLLQLLGISALLILGPTIPPVNGYDKEMTVYVDAGKKECLYHNVKVGEIIDFEYQVIDGGHGDLDISFSLLDPIGLIIVSDYKKPENMHQHEVLKEGDYRFCFDNSFSMFNRKTVFFELIVEREGDPNHGDQQWKEVDELTGLTPEEFYDMKVQDIMDFIGRIRMQLTKVRQLQDLLRSHEARDRNLAEANFQKVNNWSMLQVSAMIGVGLIQVFMLRSIFETRGRMHHFWSKLGI, encoded by the coding sequence ATGCTACAGCTGAAATCGATGAATTTGCTGCAATTGCTGGGCATATCGGCTCTGTTAATTCTTGGGCCAACAATTCCGCCTGTCAACGGCTATGACAAAGAGATGACGGTTTATGTGGATGCCGGCAAGAAGGAGTGTCTATATCACAATGTCAAGGTTGGAGAGATAATAGACTTTGAGTATCAGGTGATCGATGGCGGACACGGTGATCTGGACATTAGTTTCTCGCTGCTGGATCCCATTGGTCTGATCATTGTTAGCGACTACAAGAAACCGGAGAATATGCACCAGCATGAGGTGTTAAAGGAGGGCGATTATCGTTTCTGCTTTGACAATAGCTTCAGCATGTTTAATCGCAAGACGGTCTTCTTTGAGCTGATTGTGGAGCGTGAGGGGGATCCCAATCATGGTGATCAGCAGTGGAAGGAGGTCGATGAGTTGACGGGCCTAACTCCCGAGGAATTTTACGATATGAAGGTGCAGGATATTATGGACTTTATTGGGCGCATACGAATGCAATTGACCAAGGTCAGACAGCTGCAGGATCTGTTGCGTTCCCATGAGGCAAGGGATCGCAATCTGGCCGAGGCCAACTTCCAGAAGGTCAACAATTGGTCAATGCTTCAAGTCAGTGCCATGATCGGAGTTGGCCTCATCCAAGTCTTTATGCTGCGCAGCATCTTCGAAACTCGCGGACGCATGCATCACTTTTGGAGCAAATTGGGCATTTGA
- the LOC117793578 gene encoding NADH dehydrogenase [ubiquinone] 1 beta subcomplex subunit 7 — MGNALTHYMKPDVMPGPDVVPSFDPMLGFETRKERVMIATLEEMESAKLPLEDRDYCAHKLLAYHSCRSDKFPFVYQCAHQKHEYLTCEYEDYVLRMKEFERERRLLERQKRLNQAA, encoded by the coding sequence ATGGGTAACGCTCTGACACATTATATGAAGCCAGATGTAATGCCAGGGCCGGACGTAGTGCCCAGCTTTGATCCCATGCTGGGCTTTGAGACGCGCAAGGAACGCGTCATGATTGCCACCCTGGAGGAGATGGAATCGGCCAAGCTGCCACTCGAGGATCGCGACTACTGCGCCCACAAGCTCCTCGCCTATCACTCCTGCCGCTCCGACAAGTTCCCGTTTGTCTATCAGTGTGCGCACCAGAAGCACGAATATCTCACCTGCGAATATGAGGATTACGTGCTGCGCATGAAGGAATTCGAACGTGAGCGTCGTCTTCTAGAGCGTCAGAAGCGTCTAAACCAGGCTGCCTAA